One genomic window of Staphylococcus hsinchuensis includes the following:
- a CDS encoding DUF4064 domain-containing protein: MNRMPEKIISWIAIGISAIYFIILLISYLFMNNAPQFKASLKSSNQLGANADQTMAQSQMAMPVLLGILGAVVILGIIATLIMKKKRVLCICLFFVIALLVFFTMNLLSALLWVVVAIMLIVRNGKKHTTHQNQQFTNKEQDMNHQHQQKKENDPYIY; encoded by the coding sequence ATGAACAGAATGCCAGAGAAAATTATTTCTTGGATTGCTATAGGGATAAGTGCAATATATTTTATAATATTACTCATATCCTATTTATTCATGAATAACGCGCCTCAATTTAAAGCTAGTCTTAAAAGTTCAAATCAATTAGGGGCTAATGCTGATCAAACAATGGCACAATCGCAAATGGCGATGCCTGTCCTTTTAGGAATATTAGGTGCGGTTGTTATTTTAGGAATCATTGCGACATTGATTATGAAGAAAAAGCGTGTGTTATGTATATGCTTATTTTTTGTTATTGCTCTTTTAGTCTTTTTCACTATGAATCTACTCTCAGCATTGCTTTGGGTGGTCGTAGCGATTATGCTCATTGTACGTAATGGCAAAAAGCACACTACGCATCAAAATCAGCAATTTACGAATAAAGAACAAGATATGAACCACCAACATCAACAGAAAAAAGAAAACGACCCTTATATTTATTAA